A single window of Flavobacterium aestivum DNA harbors:
- the guaA gene encoding glutamine-hydrolyzing GMP synthase, translating to MQHNVLILDFGSQYTQLIARRVRELNIFCEIFPYNHFPSDLSSYKAVILGGSPFSVRSEDAPHPDLSQIRGKLPMLAVCYGAQYLSHFSGGEVAASNTREYGRANLSYIKENEVFFDGVSENSQVWMSHSDSIKALPTNGVKLASTHDVEFAAYKIEGETTYAIQYHPEVFHSTDGKQMLENFLVKIADVPQNFTPNAFVEEMVAELKEKIQDDKVVLGLSGGVDSTVAAVLLNQAIGKNLYCIFVNNGLLRKGEFENVLNQYKGMGLNVKGVDAGDRFLSELAGVSDPETKRKIIGRVFIEVFDDESHLLEDVKWLAQGTIYPDVIESVSVKGPSATIKSHHNVGGLPDYMKLKIVEPLRMLFKDEVRRVGATLGIDPELLGRHPFPGPGLSIRILGDITPEKVQILQDVDKVFIDGLKSWGLYDKVWQAGAILLPVNSVGVMGDERTYEKVVALRAVESTDGMTADWVHLPYDFLMKVSNDIINKVKGVNRVVYDISSKPPATIEWE from the coding sequence ATGCAACACAACGTACTTATTTTAGATTTCGGATCGCAATATACTCAGCTTATTGCGCGTAGAGTTCGCGAATTAAATATATTCTGCGAAATTTTTCCTTACAATCATTTTCCGAGTGATTTATCAAGTTATAAAGCCGTAATTCTTGGAGGAAGTCCATTTTCTGTTCGTTCAGAGGATGCACCACACCCTGATTTATCTCAAATTAGAGGAAAGCTGCCTATGTTAGCAGTTTGTTACGGAGCACAATACTTATCTCATTTTAGTGGTGGGGAAGTAGCAGCTTCGAATACTAGAGAATATGGTAGAGCCAATTTGTCTTATATTAAGGAGAACGAAGTTTTCTTTGATGGTGTTTCAGAAAACAGTCAAGTTTGGATGAGTCATAGCGATAGTATTAAGGCTTTGCCAACCAATGGTGTAAAATTAGCCAGTACTCACGATGTAGAATTTGCTGCTTATAAAATAGAAGGAGAAACTACATATGCTATTCAATATCACCCAGAAGTTTTTCACTCAACAGATGGAAAACAAATGTTGGAGAACTTTTTAGTAAAAATTGCAGACGTTCCTCAAAATTTCACACCAAATGCTTTTGTTGAAGAAATGGTGGCTGAATTGAAAGAGAAAATCCAAGACGATAAAGTTGTTTTGGGACTTTCAGGAGGAGTAGACTCAACAGTAGCTGCTGTTTTATTGAATCAAGCTATTGGTAAAAACCTATATTGTATTTTTGTTAATAACGGATTGCTTCGTAAAGGCGAATTCGAGAATGTATTGAATCAATACAAAGGAATGGGGCTAAACGTAAAAGGAGTAGATGCAGGAGATCGCTTTTTATCTGAATTAGCAGGAGTTAGTGATCCAGAAACCAAACGAAAAATCATTGGCCGTGTCTTTATCGAAGTATTTGATGATGAATCACATTTGCTCGAGGATGTAAAATGGTTGGCACAAGGAACTATTTACCCTGATGTAATTGAATCAGTTTCGGTAAAAGGTCCATCGGCAACAATTAAATCACACCATAATGTGGGTGGTTTGCCAGATTATATGAAATTAAAAATTGTTGAACCATTGCGTATGCTTTTCAAAGATGAAGTACGTAGAGTAGGGGCAACATTAGGAATAGATCCGGAATTATTAGGTAGACACCCTTTCCCGGGACCTGGGTTATCTATTAGAATTTTAGGAGACATTACGCCAGAGAAAGTGCAAATTTTACAAGATGTAGATAAAGTTTTTATCGACGGATTAAAATCTTGGGGATTGTATGATAAAGTTTGGCAGGCAGGAGCAATTTTGCTTCCTGTAAATAGCGTTGGAGTTATGGGTGATGAGCGTACATACGAGAAAGTGGTTGCACTTCGTGCTGTAGAATCTACAGATGGAATGACTGCAGACTGGGTACACCTTCCTTATGATTTCTTAATGAAAGTGTCTAATGATATCATCAATAAAGTAAAAGGAGTTAATAGAGTAGTTTACGATATTAGTTCAAAACCACCTGCAACAATTGAGTGGGAATAA
- a CDS encoding lytic transglycosylase, translated as MRDFLRVLFFIGFISNVTFGQESATKHTVLKGETITQIAQKYKTSPSEIYRLNPETQNGIAENQVILVPELIQKPKNSITHIVAPKETLFGLATKYNVKVETIQNANASALVNGLQVGQELVIPQESDQKTETSVAKTKHTVIAKESLFSIARLYNVSVEDLDKANTEIIKNGLQVGQEINIPNKKKTLDGRVRVINAETVFYTVQSKETKYSIAKKFGITIEQLESQNPEIVNGLIEGNKLAINVKEVKPTNENEELMLALAEKQVVVEKTKANTQEIKTLKEKLALQDQINQKVIKVNGLLVDLKEIENTKEGSAEKLKLVIEANKNIQEILLVKLDSLVSTMNEDLMQLKKTELVDLDESIRLQKISNENINKTNELSHQLKKQLADNRKAYSGLMDKAERIVVEENQEYKKSIRDNSKAKPTEAKAVKLTPVDLKNMEMEQRVRDLKNMRLITKLDSLNNESKSELRLHISKATFYSKQARNIDDNLAKVKIQNYQNKAYETQTKAKSGVAAKSLTLDQIKKELAKQPAKVKGIKIETLDNLKEVKAGYYVVLGVYQDAKERDALIMKLTDSGSLNANFFYNLNVLSYDVYSNYFSSKEEAVYECIQKQGKPLFGKMTVVNVLNGNDIK; from the coding sequence ATGAGAGATTTTTTAAGAGTTTTATTTTTTATTGGTTTTATTTCTAATGTTACTTTTGGTCAAGAATCCGCAACAAAACATACTGTTTTAAAAGGAGAAACAATAACCCAAATTGCCCAAAAATACAAAACCTCTCCATCTGAAATTTATAGATTGAATCCGGAAACTCAAAATGGAATTGCTGAAAATCAAGTTATCTTAGTTCCGGAGTTAATTCAGAAACCTAAAAACTCAATCACTCATATTGTAGCACCAAAAGAAACTCTATTTGGTTTAGCGACTAAATACAATGTAAAAGTAGAAACGATTCAAAATGCCAATGCATCTGCACTTGTAAATGGTTTGCAAGTAGGACAAGAATTGGTAATCCCACAAGAATCAGATCAAAAAACTGAAACTTCAGTAGCAAAAACAAAACATACAGTTATTGCAAAGGAATCCTTGTTTAGTATTGCAAGGCTTTATAATGTTTCTGTAGAAGACTTAGATAAAGCAAATACAGAAATCATTAAAAATGGTTTGCAAGTAGGTCAGGAAATAAATATTCCAAATAAAAAGAAAACACTAGACGGTAGAGTGAGGGTTATAAATGCCGAAACTGTTTTCTATACCGTGCAATCTAAAGAAACTAAGTATTCTATCGCAAAAAAGTTTGGTATAACCATAGAGCAATTAGAATCACAAAATCCTGAAATCGTAAACGGATTGATAGAAGGAAATAAATTGGCAATAAATGTTAAGGAAGTAAAGCCAACGAATGAAAACGAAGAGTTGATGCTGGCTTTGGCTGAAAAACAAGTTGTTGTTGAGAAAACGAAAGCCAATACACAAGAAATCAAAACCCTGAAAGAGAAATTAGCTTTACAAGACCAGATCAATCAAAAGGTTATCAAAGTGAATGGTCTTTTGGTCGACTTAAAGGAAATTGAAAACACAAAAGAAGGCTCTGCAGAAAAACTAAAATTAGTTATAGAAGCCAATAAAAATATTCAAGAAATTCTTTTGGTTAAACTGGATTCATTGGTAAGTACAATGAATGAAGATTTAATGCAATTGAAAAAAACTGAATTAGTTGATTTAGACGAATCCATTCGCTTGCAAAAAATATCGAATGAAAATATTAATAAAACCAACGAACTTTCACATCAGTTAAAAAAACAATTAGCTGATAACAGGAAAGCCTATTCTGGTTTAATGGATAAAGCAGAGCGAATTGTAGTAGAAGAAAATCAAGAATATAAGAAAAGCATTCGTGATAACAGTAAAGCAAAGCCAACAGAAGCAAAAGCAGTAAAATTGACTCCTGTGGATTTGAAAAATATGGAAATGGAGCAACGTGTTCGAGATTTAAAGAACATGAGGCTAATCACAAAACTGGATTCATTAAACAATGAAAGTAAATCAGAGTTGAGATTGCATATAAGTAAGGCAACTTTTTATAGCAAACAAGCTAGAAATATTGATGATAATCTGGCAAAAGTAAAAATACAAAACTATCAAAACAAAGCCTATGAAACTCAGACAAAGGCTAAAAGTGGTGTAGCTGCCAAATCTCTAACCTTAGATCAAATCAAAAAAGAATTAGCGAAACAGCCTGCTAAAGTAAAAGGGATTAAAATAGAAACGTTGGATAATCTCAAAGAAGTCAAAGCTGGGTATTATGTCGTTTTGGGAGTGTATCAGGATGCAAAAGAAAGGGATGCTCTTATTATGAAATTGACAGATTCAGGATCTTTGAACGCCAATTTCTTTTATAATCTCAATGTCTTATCCTATGATGTGTATTCTAATTATTTTTCATCAAAAGAGGAAGCAGTTTATGAATGCATTCAAAAACAAGGAAAACCACTTTTTGGAAAAATGACAGTTGTAAACGTGCTAAACGGAAATGATATTAAGTAA
- a CDS encoding PBP1 and LysM peptidoglycan-binding domain-containing protein, with amino-acid sequence MKYFSVLFCSIFLVSISGFAQNKIDKYVVGKGETINQIAQKFKVTPLDIYKLNPDAQNGLKPNSVLLIPKSTGKSNANSPKVAKELPKTHQVQAKETLFGIEKKYDVTDEALKKANPDLEKNGLQVGQILNIPSKNGLKTTTVSKNVTVYHTVLAKETKYSIAKQYDITIEELEKRNPEIVENLPVGYQLLIKGNGPKPVAKVVTPDEKVENSKPIASKAVKEITYVDYTVKAKETFYSLSKMFGLTQQQLIELNPALSGGVEEGMVLKVPSKSNQIAANSVKQKVVLSQKNSGDKKSLVLLLPFNIAKNESDTINSTANRLKNDKFLNMTLDFYSGALVAIDSAKQIGLSVDVKVFDSNETKTTSNVATIFKENHLENADAVIGPFYQSNVEKTAGLFAQNNVPVISPLSKDAGNPFDNLYQSIVPTSVLKTAMFDFLNAKQGNIIAVIDKKKETIRKYISENQKEIKIAPLTETGGLNIEGFKKLLVKGKMNYVILETSNTGMIKYTITTMLAAMANYQLQLVILEPNETLDTDEISFDSLMKLHLMYPSATKENISPEAQIFMKSYKAKNRVNPSAFAIRGFDIVFDTMMRLSQDKTYQETAETMITEQVENKFEYNKKDEGGYANKGSYILYYDTDLTIKEAK; translated from the coding sequence ATGAAATATTTTTCAGTATTATTTTGCTCTATTTTTTTAGTTTCTATATCTGGTTTTGCCCAGAATAAGATTGATAAATATGTGGTAGGCAAAGGAGAAACGATAAACCAAATTGCACAAAAATTTAAAGTCACTCCATTAGATATTTATAAACTCAATCCGGATGCTCAAAATGGATTGAAGCCGAATAGTGTATTGTTAATTCCTAAAAGTACTGGAAAAAGTAATGCAAATTCGCCTAAAGTTGCAAAGGAACTTCCTAAAACACATCAAGTTCAGGCTAAGGAAACTTTATTTGGTATCGAAAAAAAATATGATGTTACAGATGAAGCTTTGAAAAAAGCCAATCCAGATCTAGAAAAAAACGGATTACAAGTTGGACAAATTTTGAATATACCTTCAAAAAATGGTTTGAAAACAACTACTGTTAGCAAGAATGTTACCGTTTATCATACAGTACTCGCAAAGGAAACAAAATACTCAATAGCCAAACAATATGATATAACTATTGAAGAACTTGAAAAAAGAAACCCTGAAATAGTTGAGAATTTGCCGGTTGGATATCAATTACTGATAAAAGGAAATGGACCTAAACCTGTTGCTAAAGTTGTTACTCCAGATGAAAAAGTGGAAAACAGTAAGCCAATTGCATCAAAAGCTGTAAAAGAAATAACCTATGTTGACTATACGGTAAAAGCTAAAGAAACATTTTATAGTTTGTCTAAAATGTTTGGATTGACACAACAGCAATTAATAGAACTTAATCCTGCTTTGTCTGGAGGGGTTGAAGAAGGGATGGTGTTGAAAGTGCCATCAAAATCAAATCAGATTGCAGCAAATTCGGTTAAGCAAAAAGTGGTATTGTCTCAAAAAAATAGTGGAGACAAAAAAAGCTTGGTATTGCTATTGCCTTTTAACATAGCTAAAAATGAATCAGACACGATAAATTCTACCGCAAATCGATTAAAGAATGATAAGTTCCTTAATATGACATTAGATTTTTATTCGGGTGCTTTGGTTGCTATTGATTCTGCTAAACAAATTGGACTTTCTGTAGACGTGAAAGTTTTTGATTCTAATGAAACCAAAACAACTTCTAATGTTGCCACTATTTTTAAAGAAAATCATTTAGAAAATGCAGATGCTGTTATTGGTCCGTTTTATCAAAGTAATGTAGAGAAAACGGCTGGCTTGTTTGCTCAGAATAATGTTCCTGTAATTTCGCCATTGTCAAAAGATGCAGGAAATCCTTTTGACAACTTATACCAATCGATTGTTCCTACGTCAGTTTTAAAAACAGCCATGTTCGACTTTTTAAATGCGAAACAAGGAAATATAATTGCAGTAATTGACAAGAAAAAAGAAACAATCAGAAAATACATTTCAGAAAATCAAAAAGAAATAAAAATCGCTCCATTGACAGAAACGGGTGGTCTGAATATTGAAGGATTCAAGAAATTATTGGTAAAAGGCAAAATGAACTACGTTATTTTAGAAACGTCAAATACAGGCATGATAAAATATACGATAACTACAATGTTAGCCGCTATGGCTAATTATCAATTACAATTGGTAATTTTGGAGCCTAATGAAACTCTGGATACAGATGAAATCAGTTTTGATAGTTTAATGAAGCTGCATTTAATGTATCCATCAGCAACCAAGGAGAATATATCACCAGAGGCACAAATTTTCATGAAGAGCTATAAAGCGAAGAATAGAGTAAATCCTAGCGCTTTTGCTATTCGTGGTTTTGATATTGTTTTTGATACTATGATGCGTTTGTCACAAGATAAAACATATCAGGAAACTGCCGAAACGATGATTACTGAGCAAGTAGAAAATAAGTTTGAATACAATAAAAAAGATGAGGGAGGTTATGCCAATAAAGGATCTTACATTTTGTATTATGATACTGATTTAACTATAAAAGAAGCGAAGTAA
- a CDS encoding OsmC family protein, which produces MTSKVTYLGDLRTSSIHIQSGSEIISDAPVDNNGKGEAFSPTDTVANALASCMMTVMGIKARDMNVDIKGSTAEVTKIMKAEPRCIGAIEVVLEIQGVSEPKDKTILERTAMTCPVFLSLSEDIEKRITFNWK; this is translated from the coding sequence ATGACATCAAAAGTAACTTATTTAGGAGATTTAAGAACTTCATCCATACACATACAATCAGGAAGCGAAATTATATCAGACGCTCCTGTTGATAATAACGGAAAAGGAGAGGCTTTTTCTCCAACGGATACAGTAGCCAATGCTTTGGCTAGTTGTATGATGACTGTAATGGGAATAAAAGCAAGGGATATGAATGTTGACATAAAAGGATCAACCGCTGAAGTTACCAAGATTATGAAGGCTGAGCCTAGATGCATAGGAGCGATAGAAGTTGTTCTTGAAATACAAGGAGTTTCGGAGCCTAAAGATAAAACCATTCTGGAAAGAACAGCAATGACATGCCCGGTTTTCTTGAGTTTGAGTGAGGATATAGAAAAACGAATTACTTTTAATTGGAAATAA
- a CDS encoding DUF3820 family protein: MDQNQKQLIKLAHTKMPFGKYEGWFLIDIPEYYIVWYSNKGFPKGELGEQLKLIYELKLNGLEELIRNIKKKYPKP, from the coding sequence TTGGATCAAAACCAAAAACAGCTCATAAAATTAGCGCATACTAAAATGCCCTTTGGTAAATACGAAGGTTGGTTCCTGATTGATATTCCGGAATATTATATTGTTTGGTACAGCAATAAAGGTTTTCCTAAAGGAGAATTGGGCGAACAATTGAAACTAATTTACGAGTTAAAACTCAACGGACTCGAAGAATTAATTCGGAACATAAAAAAGAAATACCCGAAACCGTAG
- a CDS encoding CTP synthase, protein MNQTKYIFVTGGVTSSLGKGIIAASLAKLLQARGYRTTIQKFDPYLNVDPGTLNPYEHGECYVTDDGAETDLDLGHYERFLNVPTSQANNVTTGRIYLSVIEKERRGEFLGKTVQVVPHITNEIKERMQLLGQSGDYDIVITEIGGTVGDIESLPYIESVRQLVWDLGENNAAVIHLTLVPYLAAAGELKTKPTQHSVKALMESGIKADILVCRTEHEISDDIRNKLALFCNVKREAVIQSIDASTIYEVPNLMLEEGLDIAVLKKLDLPKKAAPDLKNWNTFLRRLKLPKHTVNIGLVGKYVEMQDCYKSILEAFIHAGAANETKVNVISIHSEFIDSENIKEKLADLDAILVAPGFGERGIEGKIETIRYARENKIPFFGICLGMQMAIIEYSRNILGYTDANSTEMNENTKHPVVNLMEDQKNVTDKGGTMRLGAWKCDIKPDTLAYKIYGKASISERHRHRYEYNNQYVDQLEKAGLISSGVNPDTGLVEIVELADHPFFIGVQYHPEYKSTVANPQPIFVSFVAAAVKAKKK, encoded by the coding sequence ATGAATCAAACGAAATATATTTTTGTTACTGGCGGTGTGACTTCTTCTTTAGGAAAAGGAATTATTGCGGCATCTTTGGCAAAATTGTTACAAGCAAGAGGTTATAGAACTACTATTCAAAAATTTGACCCGTATCTTAACGTAGATCCGGGAACTTTGAATCCTTATGAACATGGAGAGTGTTATGTAACCGATGATGGTGCAGAAACAGACTTGGATTTAGGGCATTACGAGCGTTTTTTGAATGTTCCTACATCACAGGCCAATAATGTTACCACAGGTAGAATTTATCTTTCGGTAATAGAAAAAGAAAGAAGAGGAGAATTTCTTGGTAAAACGGTTCAGGTTGTACCTCATATCACCAACGAAATTAAAGAGAGAATGCAATTGCTTGGTCAATCAGGTGATTATGATATTGTCATCACTGAGATTGGTGGTACAGTAGGAGATATAGAATCGTTACCATATATAGAATCAGTTCGTCAATTGGTTTGGGATTTAGGCGAAAATAATGCTGCTGTGATTCATTTAACTTTAGTGCCTTATTTGGCTGCCGCAGGTGAATTAAAAACTAAACCAACTCAGCATTCTGTAAAAGCTTTGATGGAAAGCGGAATTAAAGCTGATATTTTAGTTTGTAGAACAGAGCATGAAATTTCAGATGATATCCGTAATAAATTGGCTTTGTTTTGTAATGTAAAAAGAGAAGCTGTTATTCAATCAATCGATGCTTCGACTATTTATGAAGTGCCTAATTTAATGTTAGAAGAAGGACTTGATATAGCAGTATTGAAAAAATTGGATTTACCTAAAAAAGCAGCTCCGGATTTAAAAAACTGGAATACGTTCTTGCGCAGATTGAAGTTACCAAAACATACTGTAAATATTGGTTTGGTTGGGAAATATGTAGAAATGCAAGATTGTTACAAATCAATTCTTGAGGCTTTCATTCATGCAGGTGCTGCTAATGAAACCAAAGTAAATGTAATTTCTATACATTCAGAATTTATAGACTCAGAAAATATCAAAGAGAAGTTAGCTGATTTAGATGCTATTCTAGTTGCTCCAGGTTTTGGAGAAAGAGGAATTGAAGGTAAAATAGAAACGATTCGTTATGCCCGTGAAAATAAAATTCCATTTTTTGGAATTTGTTTGGGTATGCAAATGGCAATTATCGAATATTCAAGAAATATATTAGGGTATACAGACGCCAACTCTACTGAGATGAATGAGAATACCAAACATCCGGTAGTGAATTTAATGGAAGACCAAAAGAACGTTACTGATAAAGGAGGAACAATGCGTCTTGGTGCTTGGAAATGTGATATTAAGCCAGATACATTGGCTTATAAAATTTATGGAAAAGCATCCATATCTGAGCGTCACCGTCACCGTTACGAATACAATAATCAATATGTTGATCAGTTAGAAAAGGCAGGATTGATATCTTCTGGAGTAAATCCAGATACAGGTTTGGTAGAAATTGTCGAATTAGCGGATCATCCTTTCTTTATTGGTGTACAATATCATCCAGAATACAAAAGTACAGTGGCCAATCCACAGCCAATTTTTGTGAGTTTTGTAGCTGCAGCTGTTAAGGCAAAAAAGAAATAA
- the yidC gene encoding membrane protein insertase YidC — protein MEEKKLDLNSIIGFVLIFGILLWIMYQNKPSEATIAADKAKKELLAKEAKAKAAQALAAPTAVVAGDSTQLAQLQKTLGGFAYSATLPSAKNDVTTIENDFVLLKIANKGGYIVEATLKKFEKFEKNSGQLVSLIKDNNANLNIQLQTNDNRVLNTKDLYFEPSLSKVGADQILSMKLKAGANEFLEYKYILKPNDYMVGFDVRSQGLNKVLNTAKPLDLQWNMKTFRSEKSIAYENRFTEIRYQYEEGKHNYVSDGKDKEESPEKVDYIAFKQHFFASILLTNTPFEKTSLKSNKLALDETKDTIFIKDLKATAPLAFQNGEVDYKMNWYFGPTDYTTLKAYDKDIEKIVPLGWGLFGWINKFIFIPLFGFLSGNISYGIAIIIFTIIIKLAMSPITYKSFLSQAKMKVLRPDITELGEKYKKDPMKKQQETMKLYSKAGVNPMAGCIPALIQIPFMYASFQFFPSAFELRQKSFLWADDLSSFDSVYKLPFHIPLYGDHISLFPILAAIAIFFYMKMTSGDQQMAAPQQEGMPDMAKMMKYMIYISPIMMLIFFNSYGAGLSLYNFISNLITIGIMFVIKNYIVDSDKIHAQIQENKLKEPKKPGKFQQRLQEAMEQAEAQKARDKKK, from the coding sequence ATGGAAGAAAAAAAATTAGACCTTAATTCGATTATAGGTTTTGTGTTGATTTTTGGTATTTTGCTTTGGATTATGTACCAAAACAAACCTTCAGAAGCAACTATTGCTGCGGATAAGGCTAAAAAAGAATTGCTGGCAAAAGAAGCTAAAGCCAAAGCAGCACAAGCACTTGCCGCTCCTACAGCAGTTGTAGCTGGAGATTCTACACAATTAGCTCAATTGCAAAAGACTTTGGGAGGTTTTGCTTATTCAGCGACTTTACCGTCTGCGAAAAATGATGTTACAACAATCGAAAATGATTTTGTATTACTAAAAATCGCGAACAAAGGTGGATATATCGTTGAAGCGACTTTGAAAAAATTTGAGAAATTTGAGAAAAATTCAGGGCAATTGGTTTCTTTAATTAAAGATAACAATGCTAATTTGAATATTCAATTGCAAACAAATGACAATAGAGTTTTAAATACAAAAGACTTGTATTTTGAACCTTCATTGTCTAAAGTGGGTGCAGATCAAATTCTTTCGATGAAATTGAAAGCTGGAGCCAATGAGTTTCTGGAATACAAGTACATCTTGAAGCCAAATGATTATATGGTTGGTTTTGATGTTCGTTCTCAAGGATTAAATAAAGTTCTGAATACAGCTAAGCCATTGGATTTGCAATGGAATATGAAAACGTTTAGAAGCGAAAAAAGTATTGCCTACGAAAACCGTTTTACAGAAATTCGTTATCAATACGAAGAGGGTAAGCATAATTATGTGTCTGACGGAAAAGACAAAGAAGAATCACCTGAAAAAGTAGATTATATTGCTTTCAAACAACACTTTTTTGCATCTATTTTATTAACGAATACCCCTTTTGAAAAGACATCCTTGAAGTCAAATAAATTGGCTTTGGATGAAACAAAAGACACTATTTTCATAAAAGACCTTAAAGCGACAGCTCCACTAGCTTTCCAGAATGGTGAAGTAGATTATAAAATGAATTGGTATTTTGGACCAACAGATTATACTACTTTAAAAGCTTATGATAAGGATATAGAAAAAATAGTTCCATTAGGATGGGGACTTTTTGGATGGATTAATAAATTTATTTTCATCCCGTTATTCGGATTTTTAAGTGGTAATATTTCTTACGGAATAGCGATTATCATTTTTACTATTATCATTAAATTGGCGATGTCGCCTATTACTTATAAGTCATTCTTGTCTCAGGCCAAGATGAAAGTATTGCGACCAGATATTACTGAATTGGGTGAGAAATACAAAAAAGACCCAATGAAAAAGCAGCAAGAAACGATGAAGCTGTATTCTAAAGCAGGAGTGAATCCTATGGCAGGATGTATTCCAGCCTTGATTCAGATTCCATTTATGTATGCTTCATTCCAGTTTTTCCCATCAGCTTTTGAGTTGAGACAAAAAAGTTTCTTATGGGCAGATGACTTGTCTTCATTTGACTCTGTTTATAAATTGCCTTTCCATATTCCATTATATGGTGATCATATCAGTTTGTTCCCAATTTTGGCAGCCATAGCGATTTTCTTTTATATGAAAATGACTTCTGGAGATCAACAAATGGCGGCTCCTCAACAAGAGGGAATGCCAGATATGGCCAAAATGATGAAGTATATGATTTATATTTCACCAATCATGATGTTGATTTTCTTCAATAGTTATGGTGCAGGATTGAGTTTGTATAACTTTATATCTAACTTGATTACTATTGGAATTATGTTTGTAATCAAAAATTACATAGTAGATTCTGATAAAATTCATGCTCAAATTCAAGAGAACAAGTTGAAAGAGCCTAAAAAGCCAGGTAAATTCCAACAGAGATTACAAGAAGCTATGGAACAAGCCGAAGCTCAAAAAGCTAGAGACAAAAAGAAATAG
- a CDS encoding toxin-antitoxin system YwqK family antitoxin: protein MSFIFRIFVVFLCCQTMFAQTDFNALDDKGRKHGVWKGVYEESGRPRYEGTFEHDVEVGVFNFFDDTKAKSIIATREFNPKENSCYTIFYDQKKNVVSEGKEINRLREGQWKYYHKSSKVIMTLENYKKGNLEGMRTVYYPSGKVVDEVNYKNGLKEGVYKKYSENGIVLENTFFKNGEYDGDAVYKDPNDLVIAKGKFKDGKKVGKWQFFINGKLSSEEDMNKPKKPMLKRDKVKKD from the coding sequence ATGTCTTTTATTTTTAGAATATTTGTTGTTTTTCTTTGCTGTCAAACAATGTTTGCCCAAACCGATTTTAATGCTTTAGATGATAAGGGAAGAAAGCACGGTGTTTGGAAAGGAGTTTATGAGGAATCGGGAAGACCTAGATATGAAGGAACTTTTGAACACGATGTAGAGGTTGGTGTTTTTAATTTTTTTGATGATACCAAAGCAAAATCTATTATAGCAACCAGAGAATTTAATCCTAAAGAAAATTCATGCTATACTATTTTTTATGACCAAAAGAAAAATGTGGTTAGCGAAGGTAAAGAGATTAATAGATTGCGTGAAGGCCAATGGAAGTATTACCATAAAAGCTCAAAAGTTATTATGACATTGGAAAACTATAAAAAAGGGAATTTAGAAGGCATGCGTACCGTTTATTACCCAAGTGGGAAAGTGGTTGACGAGGTAAATTATAAGAATGGCTTGAAAGAAGGCGTTTATAAAAAGTATTCAGAAAACGGAATCGTTTTAGAAAACACATTCTTTAAAAATGGAGAATATGATGGTGATGCTGTCTATAAAGATCCTAATGATTTGGTTATTGCCAAAGGAAAGTTTAAAGACGGTAAGAAAGTTGGAAAATGGCAGTTTTTTATAAATGGTAAATTATCAAGTGAGGAAGATATGAACAAACCTAAAAAGCCAATGCTAAAAAGAGATAAAGTAAAAAAGGATTAG